The following proteins come from a genomic window of Panthera leo isolate Ple1 chromosome E2, P.leo_Ple1_pat1.1, whole genome shotgun sequence:
- the FBXO31 gene encoding F-box only protein 31 isoform X3, which produces MKILPDYEHMEYRDVYTCLLHRYRHILGLWQPDIGPYGGLLNVVVDGLFIIGWMYLPPHDPHVDDPMRFKPLFRVHLMERKSATVECMYGHRGPHNGHIQIVKKDEFSTKCNQTDHHRMSGGRQEEFRTWLREEWGRTLEDIFHEHMQELILMKFIYTSQYDNCLTYRRIYLPPSHPDDLIRPGLFKGTYGSHGLEIVMLSFHGKRARGTKITGDPNIPAGQQTVEIDLMHRIQLPDVESLRSFNELSRIVLEVREQVRQEQQQREEDGAEDGEGRAPQSPREPQRGPAQPSVELPAEKGGGPADGEAAAAAAPAPEQPAQSGQGQPFVLPVGVSSRNEDYPRTCRMCFYGTGLIAGHGFTSPERTPGVFILFDEDRFGFIWLELKSFSLYSRVRATFRNAEAPSPQAFEEMLKNIQSLTS; this is translated from the exons TGCTCCACCGCTACAGACACATCCTGGGGCTGTGGCAGCCAGACATCGGGCCCTACGGAGGACTGCTGAACGTGGTG GTGGACGGCTTGTTCATCATCGGCTGGATGTACCTGCCTCCCCACGACCCTCATGTGGACGACCCCATGCGATTCAAGCCCTTGTTCAGGGTCCACCTGATGGAGAGAAAGTCTGCCACGGTGGAGTGCATGTATGGCCACAGAGGGCCCCACAATGGCCACATCCAG ATTGTGAAGAAGGACGAGTTCTCCACCAAGTGCAACCAGACGGACCACCACAGGATGTCTGGCGGGAGGCAGGAG GAATTCCGCACGTGGCTGAGGGAAGAATGGGGGCGGACACTGGAGGACATTTTCCACGAGCACATGCAGGAGCTCATCCTGATGAAGTTTATCTACACTAGTCAGTACGA CAACTGCCTGACGTACCGCCGCATCTACCTCCCGCCCAGCCACCCGGACGACCTCATCAGACCCGGCCTCTTCAAAGGCACCTATGGCAGCCACGGCCTAGAGATCGTCATGCTCAGCTTCCACGGGAAGCGGGCCAGGGGCACGAAGATCACG GGCGACCCCAACATCCCTGCTGGGCAGCAGACGGTGGAGATCGACCTCATGCACCGCATCCAGCTGCCCGACGTGGAGAGCCTCCGCAGCTTCAACGAGCTGTCCCGCATCGTCCTGGAGGTTCGGGAGCAGGTGcgccaggagcagcagcagcgggAGGAGGACGGGGCCGAGGATGGCGAGGGCCGCGCCCCGCAGAGCCCCCGCGAGCCCCAGCGGGGCCCCGCCCAGCCCAGCGTGGAGCTGCCTGCCGAGAAGGGCGGGGGGCCTGCGGACGGAGAGGCCGCGGCCGCGGCGGCGCCTGCACCCGAGCAGCCGGCCCAGTCCGGGCAGGGGCAGCCGTTCGTGTTGCCTGTGGGCGTGAGCTCGCGGAACGAGGACTACCCCCGCACCTGCAGGATGTG TTTTTACGGCACGGGCCTCATCGCCGGCCACGGCTTCACCAGCCCTGAACGCACTCCTGGAGTCTTTATCCTGTTCGACGAGGACCGCTTCGGGTTCATCTGGCTGGAGCTGAAATCCTTCAGCCTGTACAGCAGGGTGCGGGCCACCTTCCGGAACGCAGAGGCGCCGTCCCCACAGGCTTTCGAGGAGATGCTGAAGAACATCCAGTCCCTGACCTCCTGA